In the genome of Electrophorus electricus isolate fEleEle1 chromosome 26, fEleEle1.pri, whole genome shotgun sequence, one region contains:
- the phka2 gene encoding phosphorylase b kinase regulatory subunit alpha, liver isoform isoform X1 has protein sequence MRSRSNSGVRLDAFARLVHDTILCHQNPVTGLLPASTQQRDAWVRDNVYSILAVWGLGMAYRKNADRDEDKAKAYELEQSVVKLMQGLLQCMMRQVEKVEKFKHTQSTKDCLHAKYHTPTCATVVGDDQWGHLQVDATSLYLLTLAQMTASGLRIISNLDEVAFIQNLVFYIEAAYKVADYGMWERGDKTNQGIPELNGSSVGMAKAALEAIDELDLFGAHGGPKSVIHVLPDEVEHCQSILCSMLPRASTSKEIDAGLLSIISFPAFAVEDADLVSITKGEIISKLQGRYGCCRFIRDGYRTPKEDSSRLHYDPAELKLFENIECEWPVFWTYLILDGIFTGDQVQVQEYREALEGILIRGKHGIKLIPELYAVPADKVEEEYRSPHTVDRVALGQLPHMWGQSLYILGSLLADGFLAPGEIDPLNRRFSTGFKPDVVVQVSVVAESEEIRSLLRDYGIEVQTVSEVLPIRIMPARILSQIYVKLGSSKKLKLTGRPYRHIGVLGTSKFYEIRNRTYTFTPQFIDHHHFYLALDNQMIVEMLRTELAYLSSCWRMTGRPTLTFLITQSMLVDDGESVDPCVLSTLRKLQDGYFGGARVQMASLSTFLTTSFHTQLSFLDADSDENLLEDYEDDEEEDDEDKKHKHLSSEGSNDVLDQYLTQLLQSTATKSHLPPIQRGQQHVFSAEHTTRDILTLMAQVQGLDMPKPSMYLPVVPIMNKHRKSLNLLEVPYQHRPPHQHKASSVDLHLPRDSHGNPDFAALVSHLKECPTLQDQADILYILYAMKGADWEVRMSGPGRATVRSLLEELYAKAGASKEWGLIRYISGILKKRVEVLAEACTDLISHQKQLTVGLPPEPREKVITVPLPPDQLNNLIYEASGQDISIAVLTQEIMVYLAMYVRSEPSLFGDMLRLRIGLIMQVMATELARSLQCSGEEASEALMNLSPSDMKNLLHHILSGKEFGVERSVRPLDSATSPAVSIHELGHTGATKTERTGIRKLKSEIKQLDDSRPISIISGSHSTSSNVTSPRSTRCSSPSTPSGVLSPTGPGDSRLLWEERQGQWLRRRRLDGAINRVPVGFYQKVWKILQKCHGLSILGYVLPSSTTREMTEGEIKFAVYVESVLNHVPQPEYRQLLVEAIMVLTLVADIEVSSIGGIIYIDRIVHMANDQFLNDQKSSGANEFFLEKDPATGICTFFYDSAPSGSYGTMTYLSKAVITYVQDFLPSTSCQMQ, from the exons ATGCGGAGTCGAAGTAACTCCGGCGTGAGGTTGGACGCCTTCGCTAGGCTGGTCCATGACACCATCCTATGCCATCAG AACCCCGTGACCGGGCTGCTTCCTGCCAGTACTCAGCAGAGAGACGCCTGGGTGCGGGACAACGTGTACAGCATCCTGGCCGTGTGGGGCCTGGGAATGGCCTATCGCAAGAACGCCGACCGTGACGAGGACAAAGCCAAGGCATACGAGCTCGAGCAG AGTGTGGTGAAACTGATGCAGGGACTGCTCCAGTGTATGATGAGACAG gtggagaaggtggagaaatTCAAGCACACCCAGAGCACCAAAGACTGCCTGCACGCCAAATACCACACGCCCACCTGCGCCACGGTCGTCGGGGATGACCAGTGGGGTCACCTGCAGGTGGACGccacctctctctacctgcTGACGCTGGCGCAAATGACTGCGTCAG GTCTGCGCATCATATCGAACCTAGATGAGGTGGCGTTCATCCAGAACCTGGTGTTCTACATCGAGGCGGCGTATAAAGTGGCT GATTACGGTAtgtgggagagaggagacaaGACTAACCAGGGAATTCCTGAACTGAATGGGAGCTCTGTGGGCATGGCGAAG GCAGCATTGGAGgccattgatgagctcgacctGTTCGGAGCTCACGGAGGCCCCAAGTCAGTCATTCATGTTCTCCCAGACGAAGTGGAGCATTGCCAG tccATCCTGTGCTCCATGCTGCCTCGAGCCTCCACCTCGAAGGAGATCGACGCCGGGCTGTTGTCCATCATCTCCTTCCCTGCGTTTGCAGTCGAGGATGCTGACCTGGTCAGCATCACTAAGGGCGAGATCATATCCAAGCTGCAG GGGCGTTACGGGTGCTGTCGGTTCATCAGAGATGGCTACAGGACCCCCAAAGAG GACTCCTCTCGGCTACACTACGACCCAGCAGAATTAAAGCTCTTCGAGAATATTGAGTGTGAATGGCCAGTGTTTTGGACGTACCTTATACTGGACGGCATTTTCACCGGGGACCAAGTACAG GTGCAGGAATACAGGGAGGCTCTGGAGGGCATTTTGATTCGAGGCAAACACGGCATCAAACTGATCCCGGAACTGTACGCTGTACCGGCCGACAAG GTTGAGGAGGAGTACAGGAGTCCTCACACGGTGGACCGCGTGGCCCTGGGTCAGCTCCCTCACATGTGGGGGCAATCCCTCTACATCCTGGGCAGCCTTCTTGCAGAC GGGTTTCTCGCTCCTGGAGAGATAGATCCTCTAAACAGGAGGTTCTCCACTGGGTTCAAACCAGATGTCGTGGTCCAAG TGAGCGTAGTGGCAGAGTCCGAGGAGATTCGGAGTTTGCTGAGGGATTATGGGATTGAGGTGCAGACGGTGTCAGAAGTCCTGCCCATCCGCATCATGCCAGCTCGAATCCTGAGCCAGATCTACGTGAAGCTCG GAAGCAGCAAGAAACTGAAGCTGACTGGGCGACCGTACCGACACATTGGAGTTCTGGGAACCTCCAAGTTCTACGAGATCAGAAACCGCACCTACACTTTTACCccacag TTCATTGATCATCACCACTTCTACCTGGCGCTGGATAACCAGATGATCGTGGAGATGCTGAGAACTGAGCTGGCTTACCTCTCCTCCTGCTGGAGAATGACAGGAAGACCTACTCTCACCTTCCTCATCACgcagagcatgctgg TGGACGACGGCGAGAGCGTCGACCCGTGCGTCCTCTCCACCCTCCGCAAACTTCAGGACGGCTACTTTGGCGGAGCGAG AGTCCAAATGGCCAGCCTCTCCACGTTCCTCACCACCTCCTTCCACACCCAGCTCAGCTTCCTGGACGCCGACTCTGATGAAAACCTTCTAGAAGATTATGAGGATGACGAAGAGGAAGACGATGAAgataaaaagcacaaacatttgTCTTCTG AAGGTTCCAACGATGTCCTTGACCAGTACCTCACACAGCTGTTACAGAGCACGGCCACAAAGTCGCATCTTCCTCCCATCCAGAGGGGGCAGCAGCACGTTTTCAGTGCGGAACACACCACGCGGGACATCCTCACTCTCATGGCCCAGGTGCAGGGGCTCGACATGCCGA AACCTTCTATGTATCTTCCTGTGGTGCCCATcatgaacaaacacaggaaGTCTCTGAACCTGCTGGAGGTCCCTTATCAACACCGTCCTCCTCACCAACACAAG GCTTCTTCCGTTGACCTGCACCTACCCCGCGATTCCCACGGCAACCCCGACTTTGCGGCTCTGGTCAGTCACCTGAAGGAATGCCCCACGCTGCAGGATCAGGCGGACATCCTCTACATCCTTTATGCTATGAA GGGTGCAGACTGGGAGGTGCGTATGTCTGGACCAGGTAGAGCTACGGTGCGCTCTCTGCTGGAGGAGCTCTACGCCAAGGCTGGAGCGTCTAAAGAGTGGGGGCTCATCCGCTACATCTCCGGCATCCTGAAGAAGAGGGTGGAGGTCTTGGCAGAG GCCTGCACTGATCTGATCTCGCATCAGAAGCAGCTCACAGTGGGACTCCCCCCTGAGCCCAGGGAGAAAGTCATCACAGT GCCTCTACCACCTGATCAACTGAATAACCTGATCTATGAGGCCAGTGGCCAGGACATAAGCATTGCTGTTCTCACGCAG GAGATCATGGTGTACCTGGCCATGTATGTGCGCTCGGAGCCCAGTCTGTTCGGCGACATGCTCCGTCTGCGGATCGGCCTCATCATGCAGGTGATGGCGACCGAGCTGGCCCGGAGTCTGCAGTGCTCAG GTGAGGAAGCCTCAGAGGCGCTGATGAACCTGAGTCCGTCCGACATGAAGAACCTGCTGCATCACATCCTGAGCGGGAAAGAGTTTGGAGTGGAGAGGAGCG TGCGCCCCCTGGACTCAGCCACCAGCCCGGCCGTCTCTATCCACGAGCTGGGGCACACGGGCGCCACTAAGACAGAGCGTACAGGCATTCGCAAGCTGAAGAGCGAAATCAAGCAG CTTGACGACTCCAGACCAATAAGC ATCATTTCTGGCAGTCATTCCACCAGCAGCAATGTCACGTCCCCCCGCTCCACG CGGTGTAGTAGTCCCTCCACTCCCAGCGGGGTGCTGTCTCCCACGGGCCCCGGAGACTCCCGTCTGCTGTGGGAGGAGCGCCAGGGTCAGTGGCTGCGTCGGCGGCGTTTGGACGGGGCCATCAACCGCGTCCCCGTGGGCTTCTACCAGAAGGTGTGGAAGATCCTACAGAAGTGTCATGGCCTGTCCATATTGGGATACGTGCTGCCTTCATCCACCACGCGAGAG ATGACGGAGGGAGAGATAAAGTTTGCGGTGTACGTGGAGTCCGTTCTGAACCACGTCCCTCAGCCGGAGTATCggcagctgctggtggaggCCATCATGGTCCTGACGCTGGTGGCCGACATAGAGGTCTCCAGCATCGGAGGAATCATCTACATCGACCGCATCGTTCACATGGCCAACGACCAGTTCCTGAACGACCAG AAGTCCAGCGGGGCCAATGAGTTTTTCCTGGAGAAGGATCCAGCCACAGGAATCTGTACCTTCTTCTACGACAGCGCCCCTAGTGGCAGCTACGGAACCATGACCTATCTGTCCAAGGCCGTCATCACATATGTTCAGGATTTCCTTCCTAGCACCAGCTGTCAAATGCAGTAG
- the phka2 gene encoding phosphorylase b kinase regulatory subunit alpha, liver isoform isoform X4 — MRSRSNSGVRLDAFARLVHDTILCHQNPVTGLLPASTQQRDAWVRDNVYSILAVWGLGMAYRKNADRDEDKAKAYELEQSVVKLMQGLLQCMMRQVEKVEKFKHTQSTKDCLHAKYHTPTCATVVGDDQWGHLQVDATSLYLLTLAQMTASGLRIISNLDEVAFIQNLVFYIEAAYKVADYGMWERGDKTNQGIPELNGSSVGMAKAALEAIDELDLFGAHGGPKSVIHVLPDEVEHCQSILCSMLPRASTSKEIDAGLLSIISFPAFAVEDADLVSITKGEIISKLQGRYGCCRFIRDGYRTPKEDSSRLHYDPAELKLFENIECEWPVFWTYLILDGIFTGDQVQVQEYREALEGILIRGKHGIKLIPELYAVPADKVEEEYRSPHTVDRVALGQLPHMWGQSLYILGSLLADGFLAPGEIDPLNRRFSTGFKPDVVVQVSVVAESEEIRSLLRDYGIEVQTVSEVLPIRIMPARILSQIYVKLGSSKKLKLTGRPYRHIGVLGTSKFYEIRNRTYTFTPQFIDHHHFYLALDNQMIVEMLRTELAYLSSCWRMTGRPTLTFLITQSMLVDDGESVDPCVLSTLRKLQDGYFGGARVQMASLSTFLTTSFHTQLSFLDADSDENLLEDYEDDEEEDDEDKKHKHLSSEGSNDVLDQYLTQLLQSTATKSHLPPIQRGQQHVFSAEHTTRDILTLMAQVQGLDMPKPSMYLPVVPIMNKHRKSLNLLEVPYQHRPPHQHKASSVDLHLPRDSHGNPDFAALVSHLKECPTLQDQADILYILYAMKGADWEVRMSGPGRATVRSLLEELYAKAGASKEWGLIRYISGILKKRVEVLAEACTDLISHQKQLTVGLPPEPREKVITVPLPPDQLNNLIYEASGQDISIAVLTQEIMVYLAMYVRSEPSLFGDMLRLRIGLIMQVMATELARSLQCSGEEASEALMNLSPSDMKNLLHHILSGKEFGVERSVRPLDSATSPAVSIHELGHTGATKTERTGIRKLKSEIKQLDDSRPISRCSSPSTPSGVLSPTGPGDSRLLWEERQGQWLRRRRLDGAINRVPVGFYQKVWKILQKCHGLSILGYVLPSSTTREMTEGEIKFAVYVESVLNHVPQPEYRQLLVEAIMVLTLVADIEVSSIGGIIYIDRIVHMANDQFLNDQKSSGANEFFLEKDPATGICTFFYDSAPSGSYGTMTYLSKAVITYVQDFLPSTSCQMQ; from the exons ATGCGGAGTCGAAGTAACTCCGGCGTGAGGTTGGACGCCTTCGCTAGGCTGGTCCATGACACCATCCTATGCCATCAG AACCCCGTGACCGGGCTGCTTCCTGCCAGTACTCAGCAGAGAGACGCCTGGGTGCGGGACAACGTGTACAGCATCCTGGCCGTGTGGGGCCTGGGAATGGCCTATCGCAAGAACGCCGACCGTGACGAGGACAAAGCCAAGGCATACGAGCTCGAGCAG AGTGTGGTGAAACTGATGCAGGGACTGCTCCAGTGTATGATGAGACAG gtggagaaggtggagaaatTCAAGCACACCCAGAGCACCAAAGACTGCCTGCACGCCAAATACCACACGCCCACCTGCGCCACGGTCGTCGGGGATGACCAGTGGGGTCACCTGCAGGTGGACGccacctctctctacctgcTGACGCTGGCGCAAATGACTGCGTCAG GTCTGCGCATCATATCGAACCTAGATGAGGTGGCGTTCATCCAGAACCTGGTGTTCTACATCGAGGCGGCGTATAAAGTGGCT GATTACGGTAtgtgggagagaggagacaaGACTAACCAGGGAATTCCTGAACTGAATGGGAGCTCTGTGGGCATGGCGAAG GCAGCATTGGAGgccattgatgagctcgacctGTTCGGAGCTCACGGAGGCCCCAAGTCAGTCATTCATGTTCTCCCAGACGAAGTGGAGCATTGCCAG tccATCCTGTGCTCCATGCTGCCTCGAGCCTCCACCTCGAAGGAGATCGACGCCGGGCTGTTGTCCATCATCTCCTTCCCTGCGTTTGCAGTCGAGGATGCTGACCTGGTCAGCATCACTAAGGGCGAGATCATATCCAAGCTGCAG GGGCGTTACGGGTGCTGTCGGTTCATCAGAGATGGCTACAGGACCCCCAAAGAG GACTCCTCTCGGCTACACTACGACCCAGCAGAATTAAAGCTCTTCGAGAATATTGAGTGTGAATGGCCAGTGTTTTGGACGTACCTTATACTGGACGGCATTTTCACCGGGGACCAAGTACAG GTGCAGGAATACAGGGAGGCTCTGGAGGGCATTTTGATTCGAGGCAAACACGGCATCAAACTGATCCCGGAACTGTACGCTGTACCGGCCGACAAG GTTGAGGAGGAGTACAGGAGTCCTCACACGGTGGACCGCGTGGCCCTGGGTCAGCTCCCTCACATGTGGGGGCAATCCCTCTACATCCTGGGCAGCCTTCTTGCAGAC GGGTTTCTCGCTCCTGGAGAGATAGATCCTCTAAACAGGAGGTTCTCCACTGGGTTCAAACCAGATGTCGTGGTCCAAG TGAGCGTAGTGGCAGAGTCCGAGGAGATTCGGAGTTTGCTGAGGGATTATGGGATTGAGGTGCAGACGGTGTCAGAAGTCCTGCCCATCCGCATCATGCCAGCTCGAATCCTGAGCCAGATCTACGTGAAGCTCG GAAGCAGCAAGAAACTGAAGCTGACTGGGCGACCGTACCGACACATTGGAGTTCTGGGAACCTCCAAGTTCTACGAGATCAGAAACCGCACCTACACTTTTACCccacag TTCATTGATCATCACCACTTCTACCTGGCGCTGGATAACCAGATGATCGTGGAGATGCTGAGAACTGAGCTGGCTTACCTCTCCTCCTGCTGGAGAATGACAGGAAGACCTACTCTCACCTTCCTCATCACgcagagcatgctgg TGGACGACGGCGAGAGCGTCGACCCGTGCGTCCTCTCCACCCTCCGCAAACTTCAGGACGGCTACTTTGGCGGAGCGAG AGTCCAAATGGCCAGCCTCTCCACGTTCCTCACCACCTCCTTCCACACCCAGCTCAGCTTCCTGGACGCCGACTCTGATGAAAACCTTCTAGAAGATTATGAGGATGACGAAGAGGAAGACGATGAAgataaaaagcacaaacatttgTCTTCTG AAGGTTCCAACGATGTCCTTGACCAGTACCTCACACAGCTGTTACAGAGCACGGCCACAAAGTCGCATCTTCCTCCCATCCAGAGGGGGCAGCAGCACGTTTTCAGTGCGGAACACACCACGCGGGACATCCTCACTCTCATGGCCCAGGTGCAGGGGCTCGACATGCCGA AACCTTCTATGTATCTTCCTGTGGTGCCCATcatgaacaaacacaggaaGTCTCTGAACCTGCTGGAGGTCCCTTATCAACACCGTCCTCCTCACCAACACAAG GCTTCTTCCGTTGACCTGCACCTACCCCGCGATTCCCACGGCAACCCCGACTTTGCGGCTCTGGTCAGTCACCTGAAGGAATGCCCCACGCTGCAGGATCAGGCGGACATCCTCTACATCCTTTATGCTATGAA GGGTGCAGACTGGGAGGTGCGTATGTCTGGACCAGGTAGAGCTACGGTGCGCTCTCTGCTGGAGGAGCTCTACGCCAAGGCTGGAGCGTCTAAAGAGTGGGGGCTCATCCGCTACATCTCCGGCATCCTGAAGAAGAGGGTGGAGGTCTTGGCAGAG GCCTGCACTGATCTGATCTCGCATCAGAAGCAGCTCACAGTGGGACTCCCCCCTGAGCCCAGGGAGAAAGTCATCACAGT GCCTCTACCACCTGATCAACTGAATAACCTGATCTATGAGGCCAGTGGCCAGGACATAAGCATTGCTGTTCTCACGCAG GAGATCATGGTGTACCTGGCCATGTATGTGCGCTCGGAGCCCAGTCTGTTCGGCGACATGCTCCGTCTGCGGATCGGCCTCATCATGCAGGTGATGGCGACCGAGCTGGCCCGGAGTCTGCAGTGCTCAG GTGAGGAAGCCTCAGAGGCGCTGATGAACCTGAGTCCGTCCGACATGAAGAACCTGCTGCATCACATCCTGAGCGGGAAAGAGTTTGGAGTGGAGAGGAGCG TGCGCCCCCTGGACTCAGCCACCAGCCCGGCCGTCTCTATCCACGAGCTGGGGCACACGGGCGCCACTAAGACAGAGCGTACAGGCATTCGCAAGCTGAAGAGCGAAATCAAGCAG CTTGACGACTCCAGACCAATAAGC CGGTGTAGTAGTCCCTCCACTCCCAGCGGGGTGCTGTCTCCCACGGGCCCCGGAGACTCCCGTCTGCTGTGGGAGGAGCGCCAGGGTCAGTGGCTGCGTCGGCGGCGTTTGGACGGGGCCATCAACCGCGTCCCCGTGGGCTTCTACCAGAAGGTGTGGAAGATCCTACAGAAGTGTCATGGCCTGTCCATATTGGGATACGTGCTGCCTTCATCCACCACGCGAGAG ATGACGGAGGGAGAGATAAAGTTTGCGGTGTACGTGGAGTCCGTTCTGAACCACGTCCCTCAGCCGGAGTATCggcagctgctggtggaggCCATCATGGTCCTGACGCTGGTGGCCGACATAGAGGTCTCCAGCATCGGAGGAATCATCTACATCGACCGCATCGTTCACATGGCCAACGACCAGTTCCTGAACGACCAG AAGTCCAGCGGGGCCAATGAGTTTTTCCTGGAGAAGGATCCAGCCACAGGAATCTGTACCTTCTTCTACGACAGCGCCCCTAGTGGCAGCTACGGAACCATGACCTATCTGTCCAAGGCCGTCATCACATATGTTCAGGATTTCCTTCCTAGCACCAGCTGTCAAATGCAGTAG
- the phka2 gene encoding phosphorylase b kinase regulatory subunit alpha, liver isoform isoform X3, translating to MRSRSNSGVRLDAFARLVHDTILCHQNPVTGLLPASTQQRDAWVRDNVYSILAVWGLGMAYRKNADRDEDKAKAYELEQSVVKLMQGLLQCMMRQVEKVEKFKHTQSTKDCLHAKYHTPTCATVVGDDQWGHLQVDATSLYLLTLAQMTASGLRIISNLDEVAFIQNLVFYIEAAYKVADYGMWERGDKTNQGIPELNGSSVGMAKAALEAIDELDLFGAHGGPKSVIHVLPDEVEHCQSILCSMLPRASTSKEIDAGLLSIISFPAFAVEDADLVSITKGEIISKLQGRYGCCRFIRDGYRTPKEDSSRLHYDPAELKLFENIECEWPVFWTYLILDGIFTGDQVQVQEYREALEGILIRGKHGIKLIPELYAVPADKVEEEYRSPHTVDRVALGQLPHMWGQSLYILGSLLADGFLAPGEIDPLNRRFSTGFKPDVVVQVSVVAESEEIRSLLRDYGIEVQTVSEVLPIRIMPARILSQIYVKLGSSKKLKLTGRPYRHIGVLGTSKFYEIRNRTYTFTPQFIDHHHFYLALDNQMIVEMLRTELAYLSSCWRMTGRPTLTFLITQSMLVDDGESVDPCVLSTLRKLQDGYFGGARVQMASLSTFLTTSFHTQLSFLDADSDENLLEDYEDDEEEDDEDKKHKHLSSEGSNDVLDQYLTQLLQSTATKSHLPPIQRGQQHVFSAEHTTRDILTLMAQVQGLDMPKPSMYLPVVPIMNKHRKSLNLLEVPYQHRPPHQHKASSVDLHLPRDSHGNPDFAALVSHLKECPTLQDQADILYILYAMKGADWEVRMSGPGRATVRSLLEELYAKAGASKEWGLIRYISGILKKRVEVLAEACTDLISHQKQLTVGLPPEPREKVITVPLPPDQLNNLIYEASGQDISIAVLTQEIMVYLAMYVRSEPSLFGDMLRLRIGLIMQVMATELARSLQCSGEEASEALMNLSPSDMKNLLHHILSGKEFGVERSVRPLDSATSPAVSIHELGHTGATKTERTGIRKLKSEIKQIISGSHSTSSNVTSPRSTRCSSPSTPSGVLSPTGPGDSRLLWEERQGQWLRRRRLDGAINRVPVGFYQKVWKILQKCHGLSILGYVLPSSTTREMTEGEIKFAVYVESVLNHVPQPEYRQLLVEAIMVLTLVADIEVSSIGGIIYIDRIVHMANDQFLNDQKSSGANEFFLEKDPATGICTFFYDSAPSGSYGTMTYLSKAVITYVQDFLPSTSCQMQ from the exons ATGCGGAGTCGAAGTAACTCCGGCGTGAGGTTGGACGCCTTCGCTAGGCTGGTCCATGACACCATCCTATGCCATCAG AACCCCGTGACCGGGCTGCTTCCTGCCAGTACTCAGCAGAGAGACGCCTGGGTGCGGGACAACGTGTACAGCATCCTGGCCGTGTGGGGCCTGGGAATGGCCTATCGCAAGAACGCCGACCGTGACGAGGACAAAGCCAAGGCATACGAGCTCGAGCAG AGTGTGGTGAAACTGATGCAGGGACTGCTCCAGTGTATGATGAGACAG gtggagaaggtggagaaatTCAAGCACACCCAGAGCACCAAAGACTGCCTGCACGCCAAATACCACACGCCCACCTGCGCCACGGTCGTCGGGGATGACCAGTGGGGTCACCTGCAGGTGGACGccacctctctctacctgcTGACGCTGGCGCAAATGACTGCGTCAG GTCTGCGCATCATATCGAACCTAGATGAGGTGGCGTTCATCCAGAACCTGGTGTTCTACATCGAGGCGGCGTATAAAGTGGCT GATTACGGTAtgtgggagagaggagacaaGACTAACCAGGGAATTCCTGAACTGAATGGGAGCTCTGTGGGCATGGCGAAG GCAGCATTGGAGgccattgatgagctcgacctGTTCGGAGCTCACGGAGGCCCCAAGTCAGTCATTCATGTTCTCCCAGACGAAGTGGAGCATTGCCAG tccATCCTGTGCTCCATGCTGCCTCGAGCCTCCACCTCGAAGGAGATCGACGCCGGGCTGTTGTCCATCATCTCCTTCCCTGCGTTTGCAGTCGAGGATGCTGACCTGGTCAGCATCACTAAGGGCGAGATCATATCCAAGCTGCAG GGGCGTTACGGGTGCTGTCGGTTCATCAGAGATGGCTACAGGACCCCCAAAGAG GACTCCTCTCGGCTACACTACGACCCAGCAGAATTAAAGCTCTTCGAGAATATTGAGTGTGAATGGCCAGTGTTTTGGACGTACCTTATACTGGACGGCATTTTCACCGGGGACCAAGTACAG GTGCAGGAATACAGGGAGGCTCTGGAGGGCATTTTGATTCGAGGCAAACACGGCATCAAACTGATCCCGGAACTGTACGCTGTACCGGCCGACAAG GTTGAGGAGGAGTACAGGAGTCCTCACACGGTGGACCGCGTGGCCCTGGGTCAGCTCCCTCACATGTGGGGGCAATCCCTCTACATCCTGGGCAGCCTTCTTGCAGAC GGGTTTCTCGCTCCTGGAGAGATAGATCCTCTAAACAGGAGGTTCTCCACTGGGTTCAAACCAGATGTCGTGGTCCAAG TGAGCGTAGTGGCAGAGTCCGAGGAGATTCGGAGTTTGCTGAGGGATTATGGGATTGAGGTGCAGACGGTGTCAGAAGTCCTGCCCATCCGCATCATGCCAGCTCGAATCCTGAGCCAGATCTACGTGAAGCTCG GAAGCAGCAAGAAACTGAAGCTGACTGGGCGACCGTACCGACACATTGGAGTTCTGGGAACCTCCAAGTTCTACGAGATCAGAAACCGCACCTACACTTTTACCccacag TTCATTGATCATCACCACTTCTACCTGGCGCTGGATAACCAGATGATCGTGGAGATGCTGAGAACTGAGCTGGCTTACCTCTCCTCCTGCTGGAGAATGACAGGAAGACCTACTCTCACCTTCCTCATCACgcagagcatgctgg TGGACGACGGCGAGAGCGTCGACCCGTGCGTCCTCTCCACCCTCCGCAAACTTCAGGACGGCTACTTTGGCGGAGCGAG AGTCCAAATGGCCAGCCTCTCCACGTTCCTCACCACCTCCTTCCACACCCAGCTCAGCTTCCTGGACGCCGACTCTGATGAAAACCTTCTAGAAGATTATGAGGATGACGAAGAGGAAGACGATGAAgataaaaagcacaaacatttgTCTTCTG AAGGTTCCAACGATGTCCTTGACCAGTACCTCACACAGCTGTTACAGAGCACGGCCACAAAGTCGCATCTTCCTCCCATCCAGAGGGGGCAGCAGCACGTTTTCAGTGCGGAACACACCACGCGGGACATCCTCACTCTCATGGCCCAGGTGCAGGGGCTCGACATGCCGA AACCTTCTATGTATCTTCCTGTGGTGCCCATcatgaacaaacacaggaaGTCTCTGAACCTGCTGGAGGTCCCTTATCAACACCGTCCTCCTCACCAACACAAG GCTTCTTCCGTTGACCTGCACCTACCCCGCGATTCCCACGGCAACCCCGACTTTGCGGCTCTGGTCAGTCACCTGAAGGAATGCCCCACGCTGCAGGATCAGGCGGACATCCTCTACATCCTTTATGCTATGAA GGGTGCAGACTGGGAGGTGCGTATGTCTGGACCAGGTAGAGCTACGGTGCGCTCTCTGCTGGAGGAGCTCTACGCCAAGGCTGGAGCGTCTAAAGAGTGGGGGCTCATCCGCTACATCTCCGGCATCCTGAAGAAGAGGGTGGAGGTCTTGGCAGAG GCCTGCACTGATCTGATCTCGCATCAGAAGCAGCTCACAGTGGGACTCCCCCCTGAGCCCAGGGAGAAAGTCATCACAGT GCCTCTACCACCTGATCAACTGAATAACCTGATCTATGAGGCCAGTGGCCAGGACATAAGCATTGCTGTTCTCACGCAG GAGATCATGGTGTACCTGGCCATGTATGTGCGCTCGGAGCCCAGTCTGTTCGGCGACATGCTCCGTCTGCGGATCGGCCTCATCATGCAGGTGATGGCGACCGAGCTGGCCCGGAGTCTGCAGTGCTCAG GTGAGGAAGCCTCAGAGGCGCTGATGAACCTGAGTCCGTCCGACATGAAGAACCTGCTGCATCACATCCTGAGCGGGAAAGAGTTTGGAGTGGAGAGGAGCG TGCGCCCCCTGGACTCAGCCACCAGCCCGGCCGTCTCTATCCACGAGCTGGGGCACACGGGCGCCACTAAGACAGAGCGTACAGGCATTCGCAAGCTGAAGAGCGAAATCAAGCAG ATCATTTCTGGCAGTCATTCCACCAGCAGCAATGTCACGTCCCCCCGCTCCACG CGGTGTAGTAGTCCCTCCACTCCCAGCGGGGTGCTGTCTCCCACGGGCCCCGGAGACTCCCGTCTGCTGTGGGAGGAGCGCCAGGGTCAGTGGCTGCGTCGGCGGCGTTTGGACGGGGCCATCAACCGCGTCCCCGTGGGCTTCTACCAGAAGGTGTGGAAGATCCTACAGAAGTGTCATGGCCTGTCCATATTGGGATACGTGCTGCCTTCATCCACCACGCGAGAG ATGACGGAGGGAGAGATAAAGTTTGCGGTGTACGTGGAGTCCGTTCTGAACCACGTCCCTCAGCCGGAGTATCggcagctgctggtggaggCCATCATGGTCCTGACGCTGGTGGCCGACATAGAGGTCTCCAGCATCGGAGGAATCATCTACATCGACCGCATCGTTCACATGGCCAACGACCAGTTCCTGAACGACCAG AAGTCCAGCGGGGCCAATGAGTTTTTCCTGGAGAAGGATCCAGCCACAGGAATCTGTACCTTCTTCTACGACAGCGCCCCTAGTGGCAGCTACGGAACCATGACCTATCTGTCCAAGGCCGTCATCACATATGTTCAGGATTTCCTTCCTAGCACCAGCTGTCAAATGCAGTAG